One Micromonospora sp. WMMD812 genomic window carries:
- a CDS encoding APC family permease gives MVSSLTPPGTEAEEPRRPTTPPPGAATPGGRRWPVGRRDRNTAGRDRLSVSGGLAALSLDAMASVSYGPEAIVLVLAAAGGAGLGLTLPVTLAIAGLLAVLVLSYRQVIASFPDGGGAYAVAKRHLSRRTSLVAAASLVVDYVLNVAVSVAAGVAALTSAFPALLPYTVQLCLGVLVLITAVNLRGIAASARAFIVPTAIFVGAIFTVIVAGLLRSEPAHLSEAAPAAGPLQAVGALLLLKAFANGCAALTGVEAIANAVPSFREPAVRRAQRAEVALGALLGVMLIGLATLIGRFQLHPVEGVTVLAQLTDAALGHGVGFYVVQFATMVLLALAANTSFGGLPVLARLLAEDNYLPHVFALRARRQVHRYGVLVLSAVAGVLLVAANGQMNTLVPLFAIGVFVGFTIAQYGMVRHWLLERGQGWRWKLALNGFGAVLTFAAAIVTTASKLSEGAWLIVLTLPLLVFGFEWVHRAYQRFGVSLRLGQTPAPPRPGPSVVVVPVGDVSELTRRALAAALSLGDEVTAVHVTYADEPGSADRFRGRWEAWHPDVPVAVVESTDRDLGRPVVEHLRRHYPGRHVFVVIPEVAPQRRWERILRNNRGAVLERAVRRDSDAIVCRMRFPVPAPNRVAPTDAPAGA, from the coding sequence ATGGTCAGCTCTCTCACCCCGCCCGGCACCGAGGCCGAGGAACCCCGCCGCCCGACCACCCCACCACCGGGTGCCGCCACCCCCGGCGGTCGCCGGTGGCCGGTCGGCCGACGGGACCGCAACACGGCGGGCCGGGATCGGCTATCCGTGTCGGGCGGCCTGGCCGCGCTCTCGCTGGACGCGATGGCGTCGGTCTCGTACGGCCCGGAGGCGATCGTGCTGGTGCTCGCCGCCGCGGGCGGCGCCGGCCTGGGCCTCACCCTGCCGGTCACCCTGGCGATCGCCGGCCTGCTCGCGGTGCTCGTGCTCTCCTACCGGCAGGTGATCGCCTCGTTCCCCGACGGCGGCGGCGCCTACGCCGTCGCTAAGCGGCACCTGTCCCGGCGTACCAGCCTTGTCGCGGCGGCCTCCCTCGTGGTCGACTACGTGCTGAACGTGGCCGTGTCGGTCGCCGCCGGCGTCGCCGCGCTGACCTCGGCCTTCCCGGCGCTGCTGCCGTACACCGTGCAGCTCTGCCTGGGCGTGCTGGTGCTGATCACCGCCGTCAACCTGCGCGGCATCGCGGCCAGCGCCCGGGCGTTCATCGTGCCCACCGCGATCTTCGTCGGCGCGATCTTCACGGTGATCGTCGCGGGTCTGCTGCGGAGCGAACCGGCGCACCTGAGCGAGGCGGCTCCGGCCGCCGGGCCGCTACAGGCGGTCGGTGCGCTGCTGCTGCTCAAGGCCTTCGCCAACGGCTGCGCCGCGCTGACCGGCGTGGAGGCGATCGCGAACGCGGTCCCGTCGTTCCGCGAGCCCGCCGTCCGACGCGCCCAGCGGGCCGAGGTCGCGCTCGGCGCCCTGCTCGGCGTCATGCTGATCGGTCTGGCCACGCTGATCGGGCGATTCCAGCTTCACCCCGTCGAGGGGGTGACCGTCCTGGCCCAGCTCACCGACGCCGCGCTGGGGCACGGGGTCGGCTTCTACGTCGTGCAGTTCGCCACCATGGTGCTGCTCGCGCTGGCCGCGAACACGTCGTTCGGTGGGCTCCCGGTGCTGGCCCGGCTGCTGGCCGAGGACAACTACCTGCCCCACGTGTTCGCCCTGCGCGCCCGCCGCCAGGTGCACCGCTACGGCGTCCTGGTGCTGTCCGCGGTCGCCGGTGTGCTGCTGGTGGCCGCGAACGGCCAGATGAACACGCTCGTCCCGCTCTTCGCGATCGGCGTCTTCGTCGGCTTCACCATCGCCCAGTACGGGATGGTCCGGCACTGGCTGCTCGAACGCGGTCAGGGCTGGCGGTGGAAGCTGGCGCTCAACGGCTTCGGCGCCGTGCTGACCTTCGCCGCCGCCATCGTCACCACCGCCAGCAAGCTCTCCGAGGGCGCCTGGCTCATCGTGCTCACCCTGCCGCTGCTGGTGTTCGGCTTCGAGTGGGTGCACCGGGCGTACCAGCGCTTCGGCGTGAGCCTCCGGCTCGGCCAGACGCCCGCCCCGCCCCGGCCCGGGCCGTCGGTGGTGGTCGTCCCGGTCGGCGACGTCTCCGAGTTGACCCGGCGGGCCCTGGCCGCCGCGCTGTCCCTGGGCGACGAGGTCACCGCGGTCCACGTCACGTACGCGGACGAGCCGGGCTCCGCGGACCGGTTCCGCGGGAGGTGGGAGGCCTGGCACCCGGATGTGCCGGTGGCGGTCGTCGAGTCGACCGACCGGGACCTGGGCCGGCCGGTGGTCGAGCACCTCCGGCGGCACTACCCGGGACGGCACGTGTTCGTGGTCATCCCGGAGGTCGCGCCGCAGCGGCGGTGGGAGCGGATCCTGCGGAACAACCGCGGTGCCGTGCTGGAGCGGGCGGTCCGCCGGGACAGTGACGCGATCGTCTGCCGGATGCGCTTCCCGGTGCCCGCGCCGAATCGAGTCGCGCCCACGGACGCTCCGGCCGGGGCGTGA